In Syntrophotaleaceae bacterium, the DNA window GGCCGCAAAACAGCAACTTATCTGCCGGATGCAGGCCATAGCTATTCAATGTCTCGGCCCGATGATGTTCTTGAAGGAGTTCATCCAGGAGCGAGGAATTTTCATCCGAAAGCACAACGTCTTCTAGGCGCCTTACAGGCTCTTTGATTTGCAACAGAGGTAAATTCCGCTCTTTATCTTTTGGCAATCGGTCGTTTAACACGGAATGAAATGGCACAGTTGAGCTTCGACGGCCATAAAGAATCTTTTCAAGATCATTGGCCAGCAGATGGTGATTCTTAACGCGCTCTTCCTGGATCAGTTGCTCGGAAACGCGCTTAAATGCTTCATGGTTTCCTTCCGATCCGGTTTTGATTAGCTGTCTCAGTAATTTAGCTGTCGCCATAATTGTTCTCCAGCGTATCTGCTCTCTCGTGCCGCACCATTGTCTTACTCAACCATTTTCGCGGCACCTCGATATGTGCAATGTCGCCAAACTTGATCATCTCCCAGCCGGATTTCAGGGCTTGAAAAGCCATCATTTTCCCTTGCCAGCCGACCAGCGATAGAAAACTTTCAATTTATTTCCAATTCCTTTGGGGAGACGACCGTCATGCTGCAACCGGCCAACAACAATTCCCGGGGCAATTTGGATTTCTTCAGCGAAGGTAACAACAGGAGCAAGAGATCTCCCATCCCAACTGGCGAGGAACCGACGATACTCTTGAGGCGGGATCAACTTGTCGCGGGAGAAAACATTTGCTTCCTCTTCCTTCTCATTGTCTAAACCATTCTTCCCCTCGATAAAGACATCTTTACGACCGTGCTTGAGAATATGACCTGCCTCGTGAAAAAAGGTGAACCAAAGATGGTCATTGCTCTTGTAGCGCAAACTGAGCTGAATCACCGCTCGATCACCAAGCCATCGTGTTGCGCCGTAAGTCCCCGTCTTGGGGAGTTCAGGGACAAAAACAACGGCGACACCGGCAGAAGCGCAAAGTTCGACCAGCCTGGGTACAAACACCCCGGGGTCTTCCTCTCTGGTCAAATCACGAGCTTCACCAAGAACATTCTGAATGGTTTTTTTGTCGAAGGGAGCACAGGCAATCTGTTGCGCCTGGATTTCTCCTTGCCGCAGCCAGGCTGAAACCGATTCTGCACAGTTTTCAAAATTATCTGTCTGCCTGTAAGCGACCTGATGTTCGCGCCATACCGTTTCCCATTGGGCGGGAGAGGCAATACCGAAAAAACAGAGAACCGCTTCCAGTTTCTCAAACTTGGTCTTCAGCTTGGGAATCCACCCAAGTTTGGCCATTGCCGCAACGGGGACTTTTTCCAGCCATTCCAAGTCGGATTCCATGCGCTGCTGCTCTGCGATGCGCAAGCGATCCTCCTGGTACTGCGTTTCCAAATTGCTCCAAAAATGCGCTGGCCGACCCAGGGTTCGCTCCAACTTCAATGCTGTCTCGGTCGTGATAGGTGCTTTGCCCTTGATGATTTCGTTGATGGTTTTTTTGGCCAAACCCATCCGGTCGGCAAGCTCGGCCTGAGTCATGCCAAGATCATCCAGATAGTCCTCAAGAACCTCTCCGGGGGTAACCAGATAATCCGGGACAAAATGGTTTGCTTGCGCTCTACTCATGGGTATCCTCCACTCCCAAAATCTTGATAGCTGTCACCTGCAGCCAATCCAGACCACCATTCTCATGTTTGGGGGCGGGGTCATGATCGGGAATGAAAATCAAGCGATAGGGATGGTCTAGATCTACGGATAGCTGGCCCTTGCGTTTTCCCTGAGTCAACTCATGGCATCGGCTGGGGCCACTTTTGGGGGGCCAAAAATCCATCAGGCTTGTAGCTGCTCGAAACTCCGCCATTCGTATGCGGATCTTTTTCGCTCGCGTGGCCCCATGTACCTTGTTGAGATGAGCCCCCTCATTGAACTCTTTTTCAAGTTTTTTGTTTTTAAAGGATATATCCAAACCCACCCCGCGTCAATAATTTTATTAACCCGACAAGTTAACAAAAAGATAAAACCCTCAAAGAGATCCGCAATAGACAACCTTGTAAATACCTGAATTTTATTGACAGTTATCAATAATCTGCTCAAAAAAAACCTTTTTCTTTCGAGAGTGTGCTGTTGACTTTGCCCGATCGAGCAGGAAACTCCCGCTGTAAATCTCCAACCAATTGCTGGACAACCGTCGTTCCTCAAGGCCTACCGCTCGACGATCATTCGCCCGATGTTTTTATCAATTTCGTGGTCTCAGGAAATTGATCCCGTACCATTTCCCCGGCGCCGGGGAAATGATCTGTCTGTTGTTCAAGTACCTCAAAGAGGCCGTTCATGGATTTCCGCAGAACCATCGAGCTTTGTTGCCAGTTGGCAATGGCCTGCTTGAGACTCGTTTTACCATAAGGCGCTTGTGCCTCCGCAACTCTCCCCGCCGCAGCCTTTTTCGCCCGCACATAGAGCGGGATGCTAAGGTTGCTGCCTTTCTCCCGGATCTCGTCATTACTGACTACCTGGGCAAAACCGTCCTCGTCGTTGAAGGATTGGTAGGCAGCGACAATGCGCTGGATGTGGTCGTCTGTGAGAAAGCTCTGCGCCCGCTCGCGGGTTACCTCGTTCACTGCATTGACGAAAAGCACCTTGTTCCTACGCTCCTTGGGCTTGTTCATCCGGCAGATGACGACGCAAGCTTCCATGGGCGAGTTGTAAAAGAGGTTGGGACCGAGGCCCAGCACGCACTCCACCACGTCGTGGGCGACCAGCTTCTCGCGCATGGCCAGCTCTTCGTTTCGGAAGAGGACGCCATGCGGAAACAGGATGGCGCAGCGGCCGCTCCTGGCCTTCATGCTCTTGATGATGTGCTGCCAGAAGGCGTAGTCGGCGCGGCCCTGGGGCGGGGTGCCGTAGATGTTCCGGCCCCACGGATCGGCGGACCAGGCATCGCGGTCCCACTGCTTGATGGAGTACGGCGGATTGGCCAGGACCACATCGAACTGCATGAGCCGGTCGCCTTCGACAAAGGCGGGATTGGCCAGGGTATCGCCCCGGACGATGCGGAAGTCCTCGATGCCGTGCAGGAACAGGTTCATCCGGCCGATGGCCGAGGTGAGCAGGTTGCGCTCCTGGCCGAACAGCCGCAGGTTTCGCCACTCCTTGTTCTGCCGTTTCAGATGGGCGACGGCGGAGAGCAGCATGCCCGCCGA includes these proteins:
- a CDS encoding HigA family addiction module antitoxin, encoding MSRAQANHFVPDYLVTPGEVLEDYLDDLGMTQAELADRMGLAKKTINEIIKGKAPITTETALKLERTLGRPAHFWSNLETQYQEDRLRIAEQQRMESDLEWLEKVPVAAMAKLGWIPKLKTKFEKLEAVLCFFGIASPAQWETVWREHQVAYRQTDNFENCAESVSAWLRQGEIQAQQIACAPFDKKTIQNVLGEARDLTREEDPGVFVPRLVELCASAGVAVVFVPELPKTGTYGATRWLGDRAVIQLSLRYKSNDHLWFTFFHEAGHILKHGRKDVFIEGKNGLDNEKEEEANVFSRDKLIPPQEYRRFLASWDGRSLAPVVTFAEEIQIAPGIVVGRLQHDGRLPKGIGNKLKVFYRWSAGKGK
- a CDS encoding class I SAM-dependent DNA methyltransferase translates to MISQAQLESYLWGAATLLRGYIDAGDYKQFIFPLLFYKRLCDVYDEELADALEESGGDKEYAALPEQHRFQIAVDAHWKATRTKVKNVGKAIQDALRAIETANPDTLYGVFGDAQWTNKDRLPDHMLRELIEHFSSQTLSLSNCPEDELGVGYEFLIKKFADDSGHTAAEFYTNRTVVHLMTEMLEPKPGESIYDPTCGSAGMLLSAVAHLKRQNKEWRNLRLFGQERNLLTSAIGRMNLFLHGIEDFRIVRGDTLANPAFVEGDRLMQFDVVLANPPYSIKQWDRDAWSADPWGRNIYGTPPQGRADYAFWQHIIKSMKARSGRCAILFPHGVLFRNEELAMREKLVAHDVVECVLGLGPNLFYNSPMEACVVICRMNKPKERRNKVLFVNAVNEVTRERAQSFLTDDHIQRIVAAYQSFNDEDGFAQVVSNDEIREKGSNLSIPLYVRAKKAAAGRVAEAQAPYGKTSLKQAIANWQQSSMVLRKSMNGLFEVLEQQTDHFPGAGEMVRDQFPETTKLIKTSGE